From Apium graveolens cultivar Ventura chromosome 9, ASM990537v1, whole genome shotgun sequence, the proteins below share one genomic window:
- the LOC141683885 gene encoding uncharacterized protein LOC141683885, with amino-acid sequence MAVAMAAVSPFLGFNQPRLGNSRRGQCFRYSVKKGRVMALFWGPKKEAARSEMSLSLPDFMQAQIYSEGDSTKSESITKVSVSVVSSISEVSSDDWDACSLDATGPEKFNPFLTHNFLLSLEESGSSVKETGWIPQHIIARDAHNKILGVVPLYLKSHSYGEYVFDHSWADAYYSYGARYYPKFQCCVPFTPVTGPRILVRDNSYKDQIFDVLVSALKDLAAKFQVSSLHITFPSENEWHRLKDKGFLQRTGMQYHWKNHNYRNFDDFLKDMKQSKRKNIRQERKKIPAQNLTMKRLRGHEIKAKHWDTFYKFYRNTTDNKWGTAYLTREFFHSIGSKMGDQVLLIVAEEGDEIVAGALNLIGGDTLFGRLWGCLPHVYYPSLHFEACYYQAIEAAIELNLDKVEAGAQGEHKIQRGYLPVTTYSCHYILDEGFKRVLGDFLARETAQVELVTKLFQDSGPFKEKHTSQL; translated from the exons ATGGCAGTGGCCATGGCTGCTGTCTCTCCATTTTTGGGCTTCAATCAACCTCGTCTG GGAAATTCGAGGCGTGGACAGTGTTTTCGATATTCAGTTAAGAAAGGTAGAGTAATGGCACTTTTCTGGGGACCAAAAAAGGAGGCGGCGCGTTCTGAAATGAGTCTTTCGTTGCCCGATTTCATGCAGGCACAGATATACTCTGAG GGAGACTCGACAAAATCTGAAAGCATTACAAAGGTATCAGTTTCAGTAGTTTCTTCAATTTCAGAGGTTTCATCAGATGATTGGGATGCATGCAGTCTTGATGCTACAGGCCCCGAAAAATTTAATCCTTTTCTGacacataattttcttttgagCTTAGAGGAGTCGGGTTCATCCGTAAAG GAAACAGGATGGATACCGCAGCACATCATTGCTCGGGATGCACATAATAAGATATTAGGTGTAGTTCCACTTTACCTTAAAAG CCACTCTTATGGTGAGTATGTTTTTGATCATTCCTGGGCAGACGCCTATTACAGTTATGGTGCAAGGTACTACCCGAAATTTCAATGTTGCGTACCATTCACACCGGTAACTGGGCCAAGGATCTTGGTTCGGGACAATTCATATAAAGATCAAATATTTGATGTTTTAGTATCTGCACTGAAGGACTTAGCAGCCAAG TTTCAAGTTTCCTCGCTTCACATTACCTTTCCATCAGAAAATGAGTGGCACAGACTGAAGGACAAAGGTTTTCTTCAAAGGACTGGAATGCAGTATCACTGGAAAAACCATAACTATAGAAA CTTTGATGATTTTCTGAAGGACATGAAGCAAAGTAAAAGAAAAAATATACGTCAAGAGCGTAAAAAG ATTCCTGCCCAAAATTTAACTATGAAACGCCTAAGAGGTCATGAGATCAAG GCTAAGCACTGGGATACATTCTACAAGTTCTACAGGAACACAACAGATAACAA GTGGGGCACCGCGTATCTTACTAGGGAGTTCTTTCACAGCATAGGTTCAAAGATGGGAGATCAAGTACTACTCATTGTTGCTGAAGAAGGAGATGAAATTGTTGCTGGAGCACTAAACCTTATTGGAGGAGATACTTTATTTGGACGATTATGGGGATGTCTGCCACATGTGTACTATCCAAGTTTGCATTTTGAAGCATGTTATTACCAG GCAATAGAAGCTGCTATTGAGCTTAATCTTGACAAAGTAGAAGCAGGAGCTCAAGGTGAGCACAAAATTCAGAGGGGTTATCTTCCAGTAACAACGTACAGCTGCCATTATATATTAGATGAAGGTTTTAAACGAGTTCTTGGAGACTTTTTGGCTCGTGAAACAGCACAG GTTGAGCTAGTCACTAAACTTTTTCAAGACTCTGGCCCCTTCAAAGAGAAACATACATCACAGCTTTGA